In Crinalium epipsammum PCC 9333, the genomic window ATTTTTCCAATTACTATTTTAGTAATTAATGGCTTTTTGATTGCAGAAAGAACTAAACTATCAATGAGTGAAGCTTTTGAAAATGTTGCACCTTCAGCATTAATCGGCTCTGCACTTTTTTTTAGTTGTATGGGTGGTACTGTATCAACTGTAGTAGCAGAGAGAGAACAGCAAACTTTGAAGCGTTTGTTTCTGTCTCCCTTGAGTGGTCTTTCCTATTTTTTAGGGATTTTTGTAGCACATAGTTGTATTGGTATTGGTCAAACTTTAATAATCTATACAGTTGCCGCTTTTTGGGGCGCTAAATTTCAAGGTTCCTTGCTATTAGGTGGGATAATTATTTTATTAAGTATTATTTCTTATGTAGGGTTAGGTTTTATTCTCAGTACCCATTTGGCGCGTCGTACAAATGATGTTAATTCAATTGTCGCATCTTTCGGTATACCTTTATTAATGATGGGTGGTGCATTTTTTCCCACATCTTTTTTCCCAGATTCTCTGTTAAAAATAGCTAAATGGAATCCTATTTATCACATGAATGAAGCTTTAGTAGCAGTTTCAGATCAAGGAGATGGATTAGCAAAAATTGAATTTCATTTTTGGTTTTTGTGTGTGTTTGCTTTCTTGGTAGCTGGAGGTGGCTGGCTTTCTTACCGAAGTATGGTGCAAATTGAAAGGAGGCTATAAGGCTAGTGTTAAATATAGAAAATTTGAGCAAATCTTACGGAAAAAGATCAGTTTTACAAGATTTAACTCTGCATATTGAAGCTGGAGAAATTTATGGTTTATTAGGATCGAATGGTGCAGGAAAGACGACAACTATAAATATTTTATGTAATTTGCTCAGTGCAGATAGTGGCAAGATTGCTATCAATAACAAACCTGTATCTGAAGCAACTAAACCGTTAATTGGGGTTGCACCACAAGAAAATTTACTTTATAAAGCTTTATCTTGTGAAGAAAACTTGAATTTTTTTGCTCGAATTTACGGGTTATCAAATCAAGAACGGCGTAAACAAGTACAACTAAGTTTAGAGGCTGTTAATTTAGCTGATAGGGCTAAAAGTCCTGTAGAAACTCTTAGTGGTGGAATGCAGCGACGGTTAAATATTGCTACGGCAATTGTGCATCATCCTAAGTTATTGATTTTAGATGAACCAACAACTGGGTTAGATATAGAAGCGCGTTATGAAATTTGGGAATTAATTCGTCAGTTACAAAGTCAAGGAATGACTATTTTGCTAACGACGCATTTGTTGGAAGAAGCAGAGCGTTTGTGTCAACGCATTGGTATTCTTAAAAATGGTCGGATTGTAGCAGAAGGTACTTTAGCAGAATTACGCCAACTGATTCCGGCACAAGAAATTATTATTGTTCAAACAGAGGATAAAGCAAGTGCGATCGCTTGCGCCCAATATTATGGTTTTAGTACTCGGCATTATGGTAACGATTTAGCATTTTTGCTTACAGAGCATTTAGAACTTAAAGAAATTATTGATCGCTTTGATGGCATTAGTTTAGATTCAATCTCCCGGCAGCAAGTGCGTTTAGAACATATATATATAGAAGTTACACAGAGTTAAAGTTGGGCAGAGGAAGCTCTTGAGGCAGAGCCTCCAACCCCCATAACCTCGTTCCCAGGTTCAACCTAGGAACGAACCCGCCGAGGCTCTGCCTCATGCTCGCCATTGAGACAACATCTCAGTATTAATTCACTTTGGCACGGAAGCGGACAAATCCGTATGAATTCAATGGAGTTCCCTGCGCGGTAGCTTGAGGAATATCACCCAATTTAATCACTATTGCCCCGTTAGTATTCTCAGCCGAACAGGAAGTTGGCACACTTAAATTAGGAGCATAATATTGGGCAGTATCTGTATCTGCAACATTGGTATAGGATTGGAGAACATGGGCAGCACTAGATGAACTGCTGATCGAAGCGGCAATTCCTCGGTCTTGATTTGCTAAACCACCAGATGCTTTATCAGCAAGGCTATTAAAGCTATTAGACGCAAATGTTTGGTTAGCTGGTACTAAATCACAGATAGAGACATTTTTAGCAGTATTCCCACCATCTGAGATGAAATAGATTGTGTATTCAACTTGATCGTTTGGCATGATGTATTTGTTATTGCCATTATCCATATACTGCTTATCAACTAATAACTTGCCATGTAAGTAGTTATCAGGCCATTTGAGAGCAGGATTTTTAGATAAACTATCATCTTGATTTGGTACTGTAACCATATCTGTAAAACTAACATTGTTAACAGCAGTGATGCGTTTAACAAGGCGCAATTTTGGCGGTATTGCTCCACCAGCAACAACAGTAACCGTATCTTTAGCTGTATTGTTGCTGGTATCAGGATCGGGCGTTGAGCTATAAACAGTTACAAAGTTAGTCAGACTAGAGGAATTGGGTACTGATGTATTTATGAGTACCTTGAAAGTTAGAGTAGTAGAATTATTAGGAGCTAGACTGGCATTATAAGTACAAGTAACATCTAGACCTGGATCTGTACCAGGGGGAACTGTTGCAGGGCAATCCCAATTTGTACCAGTACCTGAAACATAAGTTAAGTAGTTAGGAAGTTGGTCAATTAAAGTAATAGATGTTGGTGTAGCAATGCTAGCAGCACTATTTGTTACTACAATTGTGTAAGTTCCTTGTTGACCTGGACTAAACGTACCTACGTGAGCCTTAGTAACCGATATGTCGGCACTTCCTACAATTGTTGTAGGATCACTAGCACTGTTATTGTTAGTATTTGTTTCACCACTAGGAATTGAAACTATTGCAGTATTTGTAAAACTTCCTACTGACGTTCCCGTACCTACATTAACAATGATATCAACTGCGGTCGTCGCTCCTGGTGCTAAACCATTCGTATTAGGATTGGTACAAGTAATAACAGAAGTTCCGCCACAAGTCCAGCCTTGACCAACAAAGGAAGACAAGCTGATATTGTTCGGTAATGTACCTGTTTCTGGGTCACGAATAGTAATTGTTCCTGTCGCAGTAGAATTCCCCTGGTTTTTTACTTCTAGGGTATAAGTTCCCTTACCACCAACTGCGAAACTACCGAAGTGGCTCTTATCTAAAATTAAATCAATCGTTTTTGCGGCAAGGCTAGTTGATGTAGTACTACTATTATTTGTGTTGTCTGAGTCAGGGGTAGTACTGGAAACAGTAGCAGTATTACTAATAGTTGCAGGAAGTGAGATTGATGAAGAAACTGCAACATTTAAAGCGATGGTTTCACTTGCACCAATTGTTAAACTGGATTTTTGAAATTGCAGTTGTGTTGCGCCAGCAGCACAAGTACCTGATGTAGCAGTATTTGTACAAGTCCAAACACTATTATCTGCGAAAGACTGAAAAGTGAGACCATTCGGTAAATTATCTGTAACCGTAACCGTTGAGGCATTAGAAGGGCCGTTATTTACGACTTTTAAATTGTAGGTGGCATTTGATCCAACTACTAAATTACCGCTTAAGGTTTTGACAATACTTAAATCGGCATTTTGACCAACTGAAGTAGTAATAGTGGACTCGTTGTTGTTAACGTTAGTTTCACCAGTCACGACTTCAACTCTTGCTGTATTGCTAATACTTGCTGCTGTGGTACTACCAACCAGTACATTTAAAGTTATAGCCGAACTACTCCCCGCAGTTAAGTTACTGTTACGAACACAAGTTACTTTATCTTGTCCACTTACTGGAGTTGCAGAACAACTCCAACCAGATCCCGATCCTGATAAAAAGTTTAATCCAACAGGTAAAGTATCATTAACTGTAATAGGGCCTGGGGCTGCTGAAGTACCGCTAGCACTGACAGTTAATCCATATTTAGCAGTTGCGCCCAGGGAAAAAGTGCCAATAGCAGATTTACTAATAGTTAAGTCAAAGTTAGGAGCATTAACGTTAGTAGGATCGTAGGCAGTATTATTAGCTGTTAATCCATCTCCCGATGTGGAGACAATCACTTCATTACGTGAGTTTAGTTGGTTTGTGGTTGTGTTGGTGTAAGCACCAGTTTTGGTTGGTTTAACATTAATTTGAAATGAACTACTTGCTCCAGCAGCTATAGAATTCGGGTTAACACAGGAAATTTCCGTAATATTAGTAGTTGCTGCATCATCACTGACAGCGCAATACCAGCCTGTACTGGGAGCTACAGAAGTTGCAGAAACAAAGGTAAAATCTTTGGATAATTTCTCGATAACAGTAATTGGGTTTGTTGTTGCTCGACCAGGAGCAATCGTTGTATTACTAACGTTTTTGACAGTGATGGTATATGTCCCATCAATGTTTTGAGTCAAAGGATCGCTGTGAGTCTTGCTAATTGTCAAGTCTGTGCCGTTAATTGTGGCAGTAGCAGTAGAACTATTATCGACAGGATTAGTATCAAATCCACTAAGAGGAAAGGCAGTTGCTGTATTAGGTAATACTCCTAAAAAGGAATTACTAACAGTACCTGTAACTGTAATTGTTACTTGTCCACCTCCTTTCTTAAGGCTGAGATTGTTTAGCTGAATAAGATTGCCAGGTGGAGTGACATTAGTTAGGTCTGTAGCGCTAGTAGTATCACAATCATTGATGCCACCACCATTACCAGTTCCAGTAACAACACAACTATACTTTACGTTTGTAATATCGGTAGGCACTTGATCTGTAAACTTAATTTCCTCTTGGTCATTACCAGCATTTATATTATTGGTTACTGTGATGTTATAACTAATTGAATCGCCCGGCTTGGTTGGAGGCGTACCGCTGATAGTTTTATTGACAATTATGTCTTTTGTTCCTGCACCAACAGGTGTGGTGTCACTAGATAAGTTGTTACCAGGACTTGCAGCATTATATACATCACCTGGAGTTGATACAGTTGCAGTGTTAGTAAATGGCGATCCAGTAGCAGTTGTGGGAGTAACTTTTAAGATAATTGAGCTACTTTGAGTCGGTAATAGGGGACCAGGATTAGTACAAGTAATAGTGTCTATAGGAGATTCAGTACAAGTCCATCCCGAACTGCCAGGAGCATTATTAGTTGCAGGAGCAATAGGAGGAACATAAGTGAAAGAAGTTGGTAAAGTATCAACTACTGTAATTGTGCCTGTTGTCGCGATCGTTCCTACGTTTTTAACTGTAAGAGTATAAGTTCCATTTACGTTCGTAGTAAAACTAAAATCATTATCTGTCTTAGTAATTGCTAAGTCTGGGGCTGGCACCGCAGTTGGGGTAACATCTTGGATGTTGGTGTTATCGCTAGGATTTGTATCCAAGCTGCCAGTGCTGAGACTGGCTATATTAGTGACACTTGGTAGCGGTACGTTTGGCTCAACGTTAACTTTAAAGAGAACTTTAGAAGTACTGCCCGTATTTAGTCCACTAGAATTAGTACAAGTGATATTTTGACCATCGGCTGTACAACCCCAACCTGCATCGCTTCCTGTTTCTGAAGACCCAGAAGTGGTGGCAAAGGTTAAACCAGTAGGTAAGGTGTCATTGATAATTAGTGGTGCATCGGCATTAAAGCCACTGCTATTGCTAGCTGTGAGGGTATAAATTCCAG contains:
- a CDS encoding ABC transporter ATP-binding protein, whose protein sequence is MLNIENLSKSYGKRSVLQDLTLHIEAGEIYGLLGSNGAGKTTTINILCNLLSADSGKIAINNKPVSEATKPLIGVAPQENLLYKALSCEENLNFFARIYGLSNQERRKQVQLSLEAVNLADRAKSPVETLSGGMQRRLNIATAIVHHPKLLILDEPTTGLDIEARYEIWELIRQLQSQGMTILLTTHLLEEAERLCQRIGILKNGRIVAEGTLAELRQLIPAQEIIIVQTEDKASAIACAQYYGFSTRHYGNDLAFLLTEHLELKEIIDRFDGISLDSISRQQVRLEHIYIEVTQS
- a CDS encoding beta strand repeat-containing protein; the protein is MDSNNVTVGPNEYLNGARVCNIGGETAQNIRIRFVREGAYNNYLTIKNSFNSDTWYVPTLPSGIRPNNHHQITARPNNCFDAYYIVNVDRNAAAYNTVQRYRIEAVGDNTGYVDTNSYPDPYSGTLNAYDTGHTRQLYVEKILSQGRNEVVSFTNIAGTSGSGVDTPTKENSSYILYAGSTYEFELATKTATGYPQLTISSNFPNLAFQLVDVKTDYETPGGLSSNMSNPDNTSIYANACGFISNPNTTGYHESSSNCEFTQVPDQYPASAGKVGNAVKTRYKIKILGGRGVFQIYHLILDFSGGSYHYNADYGAGLDTFDVRDPVPVDLSIDKSHTGNFSTGDNIYTLLVKNNSTTDVAKAPITVTDTLPAGISFVSTDTGTTTGWTCSAANQDIVCTNPNNLASGATSTIKLKVNVSTSVATNVVNTATASSNTPDPDLTNNTDSDPTTVLKGVNVSLTKTHSPATFLAGSTGIYTLTASNSSGFNADAPLIINDTLPTGLTFATTSGSSETGSDAGWGCTADGQNITCTNSSGLNTGSTSKVLFKVNVEPNVPLPSVTNIASLSTGSLDTNPSDNTNIQDVTPTAVPAPDLAITKTDNDFSFTTNVNGTYTLTVKNVGTIATTGTITVVDTLPTSFTYVPPIAPATNNAPGSSGWTCTESPIDTITCTNPGPLLPTQSSSIILKVTPTTATGSPFTNTATVSTPGDVYNAASPGNNLSSDTTPVGAGTKDIIVNKTISGTPPTKPGDSISYNITVTNNINAGNDQEEIKFTDQVPTDITNVKYSCVVTGTGNGGGINDCDTTSATDLTNVTPPGNLIQLNNLSLKKGGGQVTITVTGTVSNSFLGVLPNTATAFPLSGFDTNPVDNSSTATATINGTDLTISKTHSDPLTQNIDGTYTITVKNVSNTTIAPGRATTNPITVIEKLSKDFTFVSATSVAPSTGWYCAVSDDAATTNITEISCVNPNSIAAGASSSFQINVKPTKTGAYTNTTTNQLNSRNEVIVSTSGDGLTANNTAYDPTNVNAPNFDLTISKSAIGTFSLGATAKYGLTVSASGTSAAPGPITVNDTLPVGLNFLSGSGSGWSCSATPVSGQDKVTCVRNSNLTAGSSSAITLNVLVGSTTAASISNTARVEVVTGETNVNNNESTITTSVGQNADLSIVKTLSGNLVVGSNATYNLKVVNNGPSNASTVTVTDNLPNGLTFQSFADNSVWTCTNTATSGTCAAGATQLQFQKSSLTIGASETIALNVAVSSSISLPATISNTATVSSTTPDSDNTNNSSTTSTSLAAKTIDLILDKSHFGSFAVGGKGTYTLEVKNQGNSTATGTITIRDPETGTLPNNISLSSFVGQGWTCGGTSVITCTNPNTNGLAPGATTAVDIIVNVGTGTSVGSFTNTAIVSIPSGETNTNNNSASDPTTIVGSADISVTKAHVGTFSPGQQGTYTIVVTNSAASIATPTSITLIDQLPNYLTYVSGTGTNWDCPATVPPGTDPGLDVTCTYNASLAPNNSTTLTFKVLINTSVPNSSSLTNFVTVYSSTPDPDTSNNTAKDTVTVVAGGAIPPKLRLVKRITAVNNVSFTDMVTVPNQDDSLSKNPALKWPDNYLHGKLLVDKQYMDNGNNKYIMPNDQVEYTIYFISDGGNTAKNVSICDLVPANQTFASNSFNSLADKASGGLANQDRGIAASISSSSSAAHVLQSYTNVADTDTAQYYAPNLSVPTSCSAENTNGAIVIKLGDIPQATAQGTPLNSYGFVRFRAKVN
- a CDS encoding ABC transporter permease encodes the protein MKYWRETLAVAQRILIELLRRRFSLILWCIFPITILVINGFLIAERTKLSMSEAFENVAPSALIGSALFFSCMGGTVSTVVAEREQQTLKRLFLSPLSGLSYFLGIFVAHSCIGIGQTLIIYTVAAFWGAKFQGSLLLGGIIILLSIISYVGLGFILSTHLARRTNDVNSIVASFGIPLLMMGGAFFPTSFFPDSLLKIAKWNPIYHMNEALVAVSDQGDGLAKIEFHFWFLCVFAFLVAGGGWLSYRSMVQIERRL